One genomic region from Microcoleus sp. AS-A8 encodes:
- a CDS encoding Uma2 family endonuclease: MTATSPTAQTTPIIYPSADGEPVAETYDHLYAILTTLEVLKQYLAGRQATVLANQFLYYAQGFPKVRTAPDVMVIFDVAPGGRDNYKTWEEGQVPVVIFEMTSPGTKDQDKTFKKTLYEQLGVQEYWLFDPKGEWIPEKLQGYRLRGDTYTPITDSRSEPLQLRLAVEEKVIGFYREDTGEKLLIPDELVATLKQETQARLLAESQAEQERQRAEQERQRAEQERQQRELAQQQLAEMEAILDRYRERFGELPE; the protein is encoded by the coding sequence ATGACAGCCACTTCTCCCACAGCCCAAACTACCCCAATCATTTACCCTAGTGCCGATGGTGAACCTGTGGCAGAAACCTACGATCATCTTTATGCCATTCTGACCACTCTAGAAGTTCTCAAACAATACTTAGCAGGTCGTCAAGCAACTGTTCTAGCCAACCAATTCCTTTATTATGCTCAGGGATTTCCAAAAGTACGAACTGCCCCTGATGTCATGGTGATTTTCGATGTTGCTCCAGGTGGCAGGGACAACTACAAAACCTGGGAAGAAGGACAAGTGCCAGTGGTAATTTTTGAAATGACTTCTCCAGGCACAAAAGACCAAGATAAGACATTTAAAAAAACCTTGTACGAGCAGCTAGGTGTTCAAGAATATTGGCTATTTGACCCTAAAGGAGAATGGATACCCGAAAAATTGCAAGGATATCGCCTGCGGGGAGATACCTACACACCTATAACAGATAGTCGCAGCGAACCCTTACAACTTCGGTTAGCCGTTGAAGAAAAAGTGATTGGCTTTTACCGAGAGGATACTGGAGAAAAATTACTAATTCCTGATGAACTAGTGGCAACACTCAAGCAGGAAACCCAAGCACGATTGTTAGCAGAGTCACAAGCTGAACAAGAACGTCAACGAGCCGAACAAGAACGTCAACGAGCTGAACAAGAACGTCAACAACGGGAATTAGCTCAACAACAGCTTGCTGAAATGGAAGCAATCCTCGATCGCTACCGAGAACGTTTTGGAGAATTACCTGAGTAA
- a CDS encoding class I SAM-dependent methyltransferase, producing the protein MHTEQDTSTAVQRLYDTYPFPPEPLLDEPPPGYNWRWNWLAAYSFCTGQKPPRQDVRILDAGCGTGVGTEYLVHLNPQASVVGIDLSGGALEVARERCRRSGADRVEFHHLSLYDADKLEGEFDLINCVGVLHHLPDPIRGIQSLAAKLAPGGLMHIFVYAELGRWEIQLMQKAIALVQGNQRGDYQDGVKVGRQLFESLPENNRLVKREKERWSLENQRDANFADMYVHPQEIDYNIETLFELIDASGLEFIGFSNPQYWQLERLVGKNPELMERAKGLGTRERYRFIELLDPDISHYEFFLGRSPLVKSDWSSDEALLAAIPERNSCMDGWPSQCVFNYDYQIINLSENEFQFLQACDANTVESRSVRQILPEVNLGLEGVRSLLNQQLIMLTPHDG; encoded by the coding sequence ATGCATACCGAGCAAGACACTAGCACTGCCGTTCAGCGGCTTTACGATACTTACCCTTTTCCACCAGAACCTTTACTCGATGAACCACCTCCTGGGTACAACTGGCGCTGGAATTGGTTAGCGGCTTACAGCTTTTGCACAGGTCAAAAACCGCCAAGGCAGGACGTGCGGATTCTCGATGCCGGGTGTGGTACGGGTGTCGGGACAGAGTATTTGGTTCACCTCAATCCTCAGGCGTCTGTGGTGGGAATTGATTTGAGTGGAGGGGCTTTGGAGGTCGCACGGGAACGCTGCCGTCGCTCAGGTGCTGATCGCGTTGAATTTCATCACTTGAGTTTATATGACGCCGACAAGCTCGAAGGCGAGTTCGATCTGATTAACTGCGTTGGAGTCTTGCATCATTTGCCTGACCCGATTCGAGGGATTCAGTCTTTGGCGGCAAAGCTAGCTCCCGGCGGCTTGATGCATATTTTTGTCTATGCGGAGTTGGGACGGTGGGAAATCCAACTGATGCAAAAAGCGATCGCACTTGTTCAGGGTAACCAGCGAGGCGACTACCAAGACGGTGTGAAGGTTGGTCGTCAATTGTTTGAATCTTTACCGGAAAATAATCGTTTAGTCAAACGAGAAAAAGAACGTTGGTCGTTGGAAAATCAGCGGGATGCCAACTTTGCGGATATGTACGTTCATCCCCAAGAGATTGACTACAACATTGAAACACTGTTTGAATTAATTGATGCTTCTGGTTTAGAGTTTATCGGCTTTTCTAATCCCCAATACTGGCAGTTGGAGCGGCTCGTCGGCAAGAACCCGGAATTAATGGAACGGGCGAAAGGGTTAGGGACTCGTGAACGTTATCGCTTCATTGAACTGTTAGATCCAGACATCAGCCATTACGAATTTTTCCTGGGACGCTCTCCCTTAGTTAAGAGCGATTGGTCATCAGATGAGGCTCTTTTAGCGGCAATCCCTGAGCGAAATTCTTGCATGGACGGATGGCCGAGTCAGTGTGTTTTTAATTACGATTATCAGATTATTAATTTATCAGAAAATGAATTTCAATTTCTGCAAGCTTGTGATGCGAATACTGTTGAATCTCGAAGCGTGAGACAAATTTTACCAGAGGTAAATTTAGGGTTGGAAGGAGTGCGATCGCTCCTTAATCAACAGTTAATTATGTTGACACCCCATGACGGTTGA
- the apcA gene encoding allophycocyanin subunit alpha, translating into MSIVTKSIVNADAEARYLSPGELERIKAFVTSGERRLRIAQALTDSRERLVKQAGDALFQKRPDIVSPGGNAYGEEMTATCLRDMDYYLRLVTYGIVSGDVTPIEEIGLVGVREMYKSLGTPIDAVAEGVRAMKNAATSMMSGDDASEAGSYFDYVIGGLQ; encoded by the coding sequence ATGAGTATCGTCACGAAATCTATCGTGAATGCAGACGCTGAGGCACGTTATCTGAGCCCTGGCGAACTAGAGCGGATCAAAGCGTTTGTTACCTCTGGTGAGCGTCGCCTCCGCATCGCTCAAGCTCTGACTGACTCTCGCGAACGCCTTGTTAAGCAAGCGGGTGACGCGCTGTTCCAGAAGCGTCCTGATATTGTTTCCCCGGGTGGCAACGCCTACGGTGAGGAAATGACCGCTACTTGCTTACGTGATATGGACTACTACCTACGCCTAGTCACCTACGGAATCGTCTCTGGTGATGTCACCCCCATTGAAGAAATTGGTTTGGTTGGCGTCCGTGAAATGTACAAGTCTTTGGGTACCCCCATCGATGCAGTTGCAGAAGGCGTTCGGGCGATGAAGAATGCCGCTACTTCCATGATGTCTGGTGACGATGCCTCCGAAGCTGGCTCTTACTTCGACTATGTGATTGGAGGCTTGCAGTAG
- the apcB gene encoding allophycocyanin subunit beta — translation MQDAITSVINSSDVQGKYLDSSALDKLKGYFSTGELRVRAATTISANASTIVKEAVAKSLLYSDITRPGGNMYTTRRYAACIRDLDYYLRYATYAMLAGDPSILDERVLNGLKETYNSLGVPVGATVQAIQAMKEVTASLVGADAGKEMGVYFDYISSGLS, via the coding sequence ATGCAAGACGCAATTACCTCTGTTATTAACTCTTCTGACGTTCAAGGTAAATACTTGGATAGTTCCGCCCTGGATAAGCTTAAGGGCTATTTCAGCACAGGCGAACTGCGGGTTCGTGCGGCTACCACCATCAGCGCTAACGCTTCCACGATTGTTAAGGAAGCCGTTGCCAAGTCCTTGCTGTACTCGGATATCACCCGTCCAGGCGGCAACATGTACACCACCCGCCGCTATGCCGCTTGTATCCGTGACTTGGACTACTATCTGCGTTACGCTACCTATGCGATGTTGGCCGGTGACCCCTCCATCCTCGATGAGCGCGTACTCAACGGTTTGAAGGAAACCTACAACTCTTTGGGCGTTCCTGTTGGCGCAACCGTTCAAGCTATCCAAGCTATGAAAGAAGTCACCGCCAGCTTGGTTGGTGCTGATGCTGGTAAGGAAATGGGCGTCTATTTTGATTACATCAGCTCTGGTTTAAGCTAA
- a CDS encoding phycobilisome rod-core linker polypeptide yields MSVKASGGSSVARPQLYQTVPVSTIIQAEQQDRFLGAGELGELASYFRSGIQRLEISDILSKNADLIVSRAANRIFVGGSPMAFLEKPREEVGQELVLAGGNMDVRDSMKLGTATYVESSGGFFEGLRGLFSASTGGPTPAGFRPINVARYGPKNMQKSLRDLSWMLRYVTYAIVAGDPNIIVVNVRGLREIIENACSGEATIVALQEMRAASLGYFKRDAQARDIVNQYFEILIGEFKAANPSDKVRQRPKSDQQGLQLPQSYFNAAERRPKFVMKPGLSASEKIEVVKAAYRQVFERDITRAYSQSISNLESQVRNGDISMKEFIRRLGKSPLYQKQFYQPFINSRALELAFRHFLGRGPSSREEVQQYFAIVSNGGLAALVDALINSQEYSDYFGEETVPYLRGLGQEAQECRNWGMQQDLLKYSAPFRKVPQFITTFAQYDRPLPDQHPYGSGNDPLEIQFGAIFPKETRNPNTRPAPFGKDTKRLLIHQGPGINNQNSNPKARGEFPGSLGPKVFRLDQLPASGMSRQKSSAASVKFSESSTQAVIRACYLQVFGRDVYDGQRQKVGEIKLENGEISVREFVRTLAKSEIFRNLYWTSLYVCKAVEYIHRRLLGRPTYGRQEINKYFDICAKSGFYALVDALIDSPEYSEAFGEDTVPYERYVTPGGLALRRLRGGTMAEGVSGTSVTRAETPRFVQLGQVTESRTQPDVQFRINQGVSAQREQTKVFKLTNNVDKPAVKTLIRAAYRQVFERDIEPYILKNEFSALESKLSNNEINVKEFIEGLGTSSLYIKEFYTPFPNTKVIELGTKHFLGRAPENQKEIQKYNRILAAEGIRGFIGAMVNSMEYVQVFGEDTVPYRRFPTLPAANFPNTQRLYNQLTKQNKDLVVPSFEPVSSRMDVAQMPLTGNAIADMKRQEWQQETSKPQFVELGRSFQTSEGQAVEVSASSTRRKPARIFRMTPGANQTETAQVIQAIYSQVMDVFNSQVPGEFRRPELESKLSNGEISVREFVKVLASSDIYQRRFYTPYPNTKVIEFLFRHLLGRTPATQAEIQQYNQLLTEQGLSAAVESLVDGEEYVRFFGEDVVPYNRCPTLPAGNYLGSVKAVSDWVK; encoded by the coding sequence ATGAGTGTTAAGGCAAGTGGTGGAAGCTCAGTTGCGCGCCCGCAACTATATCAAACAGTACCGGTTTCAACAATTATTCAAGCCGAACAGCAAGACCGGTTCTTAGGCGCTGGTGAGCTAGGTGAGCTTGCCAGTTACTTCCGCTCTGGGATACAGCGTTTAGAAATTTCAGATATTCTGAGCAAAAACGCAGACCTAATTGTTTCCCGCGCTGCTAACCGAATTTTCGTCGGGGGTTCCCCGATGGCATTCCTGGAAAAACCCAGGGAAGAAGTCGGTCAGGAGCTAGTCCTGGCGGGTGGCAACATGGATGTCAGAGATTCCATGAAATTAGGGACTGCCACCTATGTGGAAAGCAGTGGTGGCTTCTTCGAGGGTCTGCGAGGACTCTTCAGTGCCTCGACTGGAGGACCGACGCCGGCGGGTTTCCGACCCATTAACGTCGCCCGTTATGGCCCGAAAAACATGCAGAAATCTCTGCGTGACTTGTCGTGGATGTTGCGCTATGTAACCTACGCGATCGTGGCTGGCGACCCTAACATTATCGTCGTCAACGTCCGGGGTCTGCGGGAAATCATCGAAAATGCCTGCTCTGGAGAGGCCACAATCGTGGCACTACAGGAAATGCGTGCTGCCTCGCTAGGGTACTTCAAGCGTGATGCCCAAGCCAGGGATATCGTGAATCAGTACTTTGAGATTTTGATTGGCGAATTTAAAGCCGCTAATCCATCCGATAAAGTGCGGCAGCGTCCTAAGAGTGACCAACAAGGCTTGCAACTGCCCCAAAGTTACTTTAATGCAGCAGAACGGCGTCCTAAGTTCGTGATGAAGCCGGGACTATCAGCCTCAGAAAAGATAGAGGTTGTGAAAGCCGCCTATCGGCAGGTTTTCGAGCGTGATATTACCCGCGCTTACAGCCAGTCCATCTCTAACCTGGAATCTCAGGTTAGGAACGGCGACATCTCGATGAAAGAGTTTATTCGTCGCCTGGGTAAATCTCCTCTATATCAAAAACAGTTTTACCAACCCTTCATCAACAGTCGTGCCCTAGAACTGGCTTTCCGCCATTTCCTGGGTCGTGGTCCGAGTTCGCGTGAAGAAGTCCAACAGTACTTTGCCATTGTCTCCAACGGCGGTCTAGCCGCTCTCGTGGATGCTTTGATCAATTCCCAAGAATACTCCGACTACTTTGGCGAAGAAACCGTGCCCTACCTGCGGGGATTGGGTCAAGAAGCCCAGGAATGCCGCAACTGGGGAATGCAGCAAGATTTACTGAAGTACAGTGCGCCATTCCGCAAAGTCCCTCAGTTCATCACAACCTTTGCCCAATATGATCGCCCACTGCCTGACCAACATCCCTATGGTTCTGGCAACGACCCCTTGGAAATTCAGTTTGGAGCTATCTTCCCCAAAGAAACCCGGAATCCCAATACTCGACCGGCTCCCTTTGGCAAAGATACGAAGCGCCTGCTGATTCACCAAGGCCCTGGCATCAATAACCAAAACAGCAATCCCAAGGCACGAGGCGAGTTTCCCGGTTCTTTGGGACCCAAGGTGTTCCGATTGGATCAACTCCCCGCCTCTGGCATGAGTCGCCAGAAGAGCAGCGCTGCCAGTGTCAAATTCTCGGAAAGCTCTACCCAAGCCGTGATTCGGGCTTGCTACTTGCAAGTGTTTGGGCGTGATGTCTACGACGGTCAGCGCCAGAAGGTGGGGGAAATTAAGCTGGAAAACGGCGAAATCTCCGTGCGGGAGTTCGTGCGAACCCTGGCTAAGTCGGAGATATTCCGCAATCTTTACTGGACATCCCTGTATGTTTGTAAAGCCGTTGAGTATATCCACCGCCGTCTGTTGGGTCGTCCGACTTATGGGCGTCAAGAAATCAACAAGTACTTCGATATTTGCGCCAAGTCAGGCTTCTATGCCCTAGTTGACGCCCTTATCGACAGCCCAGAGTACTCTGAGGCATTTGGGGAAGATACAGTTCCCTACGAGCGCTATGTGACTCCCGGTGGTTTGGCATTGCGACGCTTGAGAGGCGGCACGATGGCGGAAGGAGTAAGCGGTACGTCAGTGACCAGAGCTGAAACCCCACGCTTCGTGCAACTGGGTCAAGTCACTGAGTCGCGGACTCAACCCGATGTTCAATTCCGGATTAATCAGGGCGTGAGTGCTCAGCGCGAGCAAACCAAGGTCTTCAAACTGACCAATAACGTTGATAAGCCAGCGGTTAAAACTCTGATTCGAGCCGCTTATCGGCAAGTCTTTGAGCGCGATATCGAGCCGTATATCCTGAAGAATGAATTCTCGGCTCTGGAAAGCAAGCTGAGTAACAACGAAATTAATGTTAAAGAGTTCATTGAAGGTCTAGGTACCTCAAGCCTCTACATTAAAGAGTTCTATACTCCCTTCCCCAACACCAAGGTGATTGAGCTGGGCACGAAGCACTTCCTCGGTCGTGCGCCAGAAAACCAGAAGGAAATCCAAAAGTACAACCGGATTCTCGCTGCTGAGGGTATTCGTGGCTTTATCGGCGCGATGGTGAACAGCATGGAGTATGTCCAGGTATTTGGTGAAGATACAGTGCCTTATCGCCGCTTCCCCACCTTACCCGCCGCCAACTTCCCCAACACCCAAAGGCTGTATAACCAGCTCACGAAGCAGAATAAGGACTTGGTAGTCCCTAGCTTCGAGCCGGTGTCGTCCCGCATGGATGTAGCCCAGATGCCCCTGACGGGTAATGCTATAGCGGATATGAAGCGTCAAGAGTGGCAGCAGGAAACGAGCAAGCCGCAGTTTGTCGAACTCGGTCGTTCTTTCCAAACGAGTGAGGGTCAAGCGGTTGAGGTGAGTGCTAGCTCAACGCGCCGTAAGCCTGCACGGATTTTCCGCATGACTCCTGGAGCCAATCAGACTGAAACCGCTCAGGTGATTCAGGCTATTTACTCTCAGGTGATGGATGTCTTCAACTCTCAGGTGCCTGGGGAGTTCCGTCGCCCTGAATTGGAAAGCAAGCTCAGCAATGGTGAAATTTCCGTGCGTGAGTTTGTCAAGGTCTTGGCGAGTTCTGATATCTACCAGCGTCGCTTCTACACACCTTATCCGAATACCAAGGTGATCGAGTTCCTGTTCCGCCATCTGTTGGGACGGACTCCAGCCACCCAAGCAGAAATTCAGCAGTATAACCAACTCTTGACCGAGCAAGGTCTGAGTGCGGCTGTTGAATCGCTGGTTGATGGCGAAGAATATGTTCGCTTCTTCGGTGAGGATGTCGTGCCTTACAATCGCTGCCCAACGCTACCGGCTGGCAACTACCTCGGTAGTGTGAAAGCTGTCTCGGATTGGGTGAAGTAG
- a CDS encoding F0F1 ATP synthase subunit gamma, with translation MANLKFIRDRILSVKNTKKITEAMRLVAAAKVRRAQQQVTATRPFADRLAQVLYGLQNRLRFEDVDLPLLKQREVKTVGLLVISGDRGLCGAYNSNVIRRAENRAKELQQENLDYKYVLVGRKASQYLQRRDQPISAKYTGLEQIPTAAEASMIADELLSLFLSQSVDRVELVYTKFVSLISSRPVVQTLLPLTAQGLEAQDDEIFRLTSRGGNFEVTREKVAPQVTPFPRDMIFEQDPVQILDALLPLYLNNQLLRALQESAASELAARMTAMNNASDNASDLISSLTLSYNKARQASITQEILEVVGGAEALSG, from the coding sequence ATGGCCAATCTAAAATTTATTCGCGATCGCATTCTGTCGGTCAAAAATACGAAAAAAATTACTGAGGCGATGCGCCTCGTTGCCGCGGCCAAAGTCCGTCGCGCCCAACAACAGGTGACCGCCACCCGCCCCTTTGCCGACCGCTTGGCACAAGTTCTCTACGGCTTACAGAACCGTCTGCGGTTTGAAGACGTTGACTTACCCCTGCTCAAACAACGGGAAGTCAAGACTGTCGGATTGTTGGTGATCTCAGGAGATCGCGGTCTTTGTGGCGCTTACAACAGCAACGTCATCCGTCGTGCTGAAAACCGCGCGAAGGAATTACAGCAGGAAAATCTGGATTACAAATACGTCCTCGTGGGACGCAAAGCCTCTCAGTACTTACAGCGCCGCGACCAGCCCATTAGTGCTAAATACACTGGCTTGGAGCAGATTCCTACCGCCGCTGAAGCCTCAATGATTGCTGATGAACTGCTCTCTCTGTTCCTCTCACAATCCGTAGACCGGGTTGAACTGGTTTACACCAAGTTTGTCTCCTTGATTAGTTCTCGTCCAGTGGTTCAAACCCTGCTGCCCTTGACGGCACAAGGACTAGAAGCACAAGATGATGAAATCTTCAGGCTGACAAGTCGTGGAGGCAACTTTGAGGTCACACGGGAGAAAGTCGCACCTCAAGTCACTCCCTTCCCCCGTGACATGATCTTTGAACAAGACCCAGTGCAAATTCTGGATGCCTTGTTGCCTCTCTATTTGAACAACCAGTTACTGCGGGCGCTGCAAGAGTCAGCCGCTAGTGAATTGGCGGCCCGGATGACGGCGATGAACAACGCCAGTGATAACGCCAGCGATCTGATTAGCAGCTTAACCCTGTCTTACAACAAGGCACGGCAGGCGTCGATCACGCAGGAAATTCTGGAAGTTGTGGGTGGTGCCGAAGCACTGAGTGGCTAA